A genomic stretch from Hemibagrus wyckioides isolate EC202008001 linkage group LG20, SWU_Hwy_1.0, whole genome shotgun sequence includes:
- the si:ch211-207d6.2 gene encoding sickle tail protein homolog isoform X5, with protein MTEEEVATSFTRGSRTRASLPVVRSNNHTKERSLGVLHLQYGEETKQTLMPNEVSSADTVHALFVSAFPQQLTLSMLESPNMAIYMKDHIRNIYYELNDVRSITPNSYLKVYHKDPNQAFNHNSRHNNGDARVPRERLYSPRQQQAGGQSMGHTLPTPQSPIQGPQGSLSPPLARSVPSSPSRFTYNSRTMPGGATLPRERVSSTPCSSAILERRDVKPDEDVDPYGFPEARLNMTDSPDGAIFHHHSLYRQKSRKYSDSMLNPKSQKTPPPSPHRVNEVRMIDIHPGQSAHMMVERTSSLRRSFRKDNNGTLEVAARPRASVTSPVYTDLHGGGPFQGLVPSANPQSKRMKAMEQQLASLTGLVQHALFKGTNSSGGKEAVSEKLVSESLAQNTNTGGVSPVAVCKSPTLLSEPPVSPSARDPALGFLLSSFRSNVSSLRQQLHQIRQAQLQNQVAMRTMLKQAEEELTVRMCEKLQMLDDPLKKQRMEVDEERHRYEVMEESVLLQLGDLEKHVEQLKRNSSSAQISVTLRDVEDGAVNLRKVGETLATLKGEFPALQSRMHAVLRMEVEAVRFLKEEPQKMDNMLKRVKALTETLSSLRIRATEGSPHTDPISTKPESPDSPGLTRESATPQQHLSSNPAHFTITSSSNLTHCELVSISSSSPIMAQRSCSSALVPSHGRDAPAVVTVTGSDVHHVKNEPLSCGETTEIDEVADRRQAEEEADMERILQQAQANLMKNIPDLELTNQEKSRASATTSIRPDEVDTPQSPCPEVTSPAEPVADKPVQTSLECVHKPPIEKPHRASVDRATPNQDAANKSPPPAPPRRLPITATGLTTGRSGEVIFTTRQDPAPPQEKEEEAVQSKPQRVRPELKPKPRTLPPVNAREEVEDEHDEDKIIAELQVFEKCPVKDLEPRYIVDLTTHVLPDQELEPAFSLSAYDPKSSALHCEDGKNTPQASPGSGIIYYITGTAKAGSDNPLGGSEVQSDPREGVSSPKVAHPNSPDFTQQPNVLTPSDLNLDSLKSVEESLKVSADTQKVISSDRDETNIPKESPENIASKPESQLLVSSENLIHASEKPSDNGSEVPLAKSLVRPETLVLSGETVYQEDTQQVVLRSSRGRNGYTEEISLSPDLPADELQPPSDNIAFMITKTRVQALSTGEYQQLVSSTEQDVETVKVGTDETVSAPEDGEFSKKPVIIVFDEPMDIRQAYKRLSTIFECEEELDRTLSKERIIEDTEEINEEEVAKDRADDQVKSSSKSESTSGNYLQVPGQQQKPSDCSSAVSEDVSQVDLPIDVKQEAKKKFKFKFPKKQLAAIGQALRTGTKTGKKTLQVVVYEDEEEPDGTLKEAREAKRFEIKSSIDTASPDVSASETSESQTVNQQPSTGRTNEICQTAYKTLDSLEETIKQLETTITNMDPALSPDASCKDPVVKRATENQAAKVESSPSKKPAPLGPKPQKPPQRKKSKVQCVPRPSSSSSTKQSTGGSSSTTRVASPRSRQQAGSVEKPQKPPKLQDSQSQFRQVVLL; from the exons GTTCCTCGTGAGAGGCTTTACAGCCCCAGACAGCAGCAGGCAGGTGGACAGTCGATGGGTCACACACTTCCTACACCCCAGAGTCCCATCCAGGgtcctcagggttctctgtcTCCACCCCTGGCTCGTTCTGTTCCCTCATCGCCGTCGCGTTTCACTTACAACTCGCGCACCATGCCAGGCGGAGCTACGCTACCCCGCGAGCGTGTGTCCAGCACGCCGTGTTCCAGCGCCATCCTGGAGCGGCGGGACGTCAAACCAGACGAGGACGTGGATCCGTACGGCTTCCCCGAGGCACGCCTGAACATGACCGACTCCCCTGACGGCGCCATCTTCCACCATCACTCCCTCTACAGGCAAAAATCTCGCAAGTACAGCGACAGCATGCTGAACCCCAAGAGTCAAAAAACTCCGCCCCCTTCACCTCACAGGGTCAATGAGGTCCGGATGATCGACATCCACCCGGGACAGAGCGCACACATGATGGTGGAGAGGACGTCGTCCCTGAGGAGATCTTTCCGGAAGGACAACAACGGGACACTGGAGGTGGCGGCGAGGCCCAGAGCAAGCGTGACGTCCCCCGTGTATACAGATTTACACGGAGGTGGACCGTTCCAGGGCCTCGTACCATCAGCAAATCCTCAGAG TAAGCGCATGAAGGCGATGGAGCAGCAGTTAGCGAGCCTCACTGGCCTCGTTCAGCACGCACTTTTTAAAGGGACGAACTCCAGCGGAGGAAAAGAGGCAGTGAG TGAGAAACTGGTCTCCGAGTCTCTCgctcaaaacacaaacactggag gagTCTCCCCAGTGGCTGTGTGTAAGAGTCCCACTCTTCTGTCTGAGCCTCCTGTGTCTCCTTCAGCCAGAGACCCGGCTCTGGGCTTCCTCCTGTCCAGCTTCCGTAGTAACGTGTCCAGCCTCCGGCAGCAGCTCCATCAGATCCGTCAGGCGCAG CTGCAGAACCAGGTGGCAATGAGGACGATGCTGAAGCAGGCGGAGGAGGAACTGACCGTGAGGATGTGTGAGAAGCTGCAGATGTTGGACGACCCGCTGAAGAAGCAGAGGATGGAGGTGGACGAGGAGAGACACAGATACGAGGTCATGGAGGAGAGCGTGCTGCTCCAGCTGGG GGATCTGGAGAAACACGTGGAGCAGCTGAAGAGGAACTCCAGCTCGGCTCAGATATCCGTCACGCTGCGGGACGTGGAGGACGGAGCAGTTAATCTGAGGAAGGTCGGGGAGACGCTGGCCACACTGAAGG gagaGTTCCCAGCTCTGCAGTCGAGGATGCATGCGGTGTTGAGGATGGAGGTGGAGGCTGTCCGCTTCCTGAAGGAGGAACCTCAGAAGATGGACAACATGCTGAAAAGGGTTAAAGCCCTGACCGAGACTCTCAGCAGCCTCAGAAT ACGGGCTACAGAAGGCTCCCCACATACTGACCCGATCTCCACGAAGCCCGAGTCACCCGATTCCCCCGGACTGACCCGGGAATCAGCCACACCTCAGCAGCATTTATCCTCAAACCCCGCCCACTTTACCATCACCTCTTCTTCTAACCTCACCCACTGTGAGCTTGTCTCcatctcttcttcctctcccaTCATGGCACAGAGGTCATGCAGCTCAGCGCTGGTCCCGAGTCACGGCCGAGATGCCCCTGCCGTCGTCACGGTGACCGGGAGTGACGTCCATCACGTCAAGAATGAGCCGCTGAGCTGTGGAGAGACCACTGAGATAGACGAG GTGGCAGACAGGAGACAGGCCGAGGAAGAAGCAGACATGGAGCGCATTTTACAGCAGGCTCAAGCTAACCTGATGAAGAACATACCTGACCTGGAGCTGACCAATCAGGAGAAGAGCAGAGCCTCAGCTACGACTTCCATCCGGCCTGATGAAGTGGACACACCTCAGTCTCCATGCCCAG AGGTCACCTCTCCAGCCGAACCAGTAGCAGATAAACCGGTCCAGACCAGCTTGGAGTGCGTTCATAAACCTCCTATAGAGAAGCCTCACAGAGCCAGCGTGGACCGAGCAACGCCCAATCAGGATGCGGCAAACAAATCCCCACCTCCTGCCCCGCCCCGCAGGCTCCCCATCACAGCCACAGGACTGACGACTGGACGTTCCGGAGAGGTCATCTTCACCACTCGCCAGGACCCCGCCCCtccccag gagaaagaggaggaagcTGTCCAGTCCAAACCCCAGCGAGTGCGTCCGGAGTTGAAACCCAAACCACGCACACTTCCTCCTGTCAACGCACGTGAAGAGGTGGAGGACGAACACGATGAAGATAAGATCATAGCAGAACTGCAG GTGTTTGAGAAGTGTCCAGTTAAAGACTTAGAGCCCAGATACATTGTTGACCTGACCACCCACGTGCTCCCAGACCAAGAGCTGGAGCCAgccttctctctttctgcatATGACCCAAAG AGCTCAGCTCTCCATTGTGAAGATGGAAAAAACACTCCTCAGGCTTCACCTGGATCTGGG ATCATATATTACATCACTGGCACAGCAAAAGCAGGCAGCGACAATCCACTGGGAGGATCTGAAGTCCAAAGCGATCCCAGGGAAGGAGTTTCCTCACCTAAGGTGGCGCATCCGAATTCTCCTGATTTTACTCAACAGCCAAACGTATTAACGCCATCTGACTTGAATTTAGATTCCCTTAAATCAGTAGAGGAAAGCCTGAAAGTGTCCGCTGACACTCAGAAGGTTATCAGCAGTGACAGGGATGAAACTAATATTCCAAAAGAGTCGCCGGAGAACATCGCCAGCAAGCCAGAGAGTCAGTTGTTGGTTTCTTCAGAAAATCTCATTCATGCCTCAGAGAAACCATCTGACAACGGATCTGAGGTTCCGCTGGCTAAATCACTGGTGCGACCAGAAACGTTGGTCCTATCGGGAGAAACCGTGTACCAGGAAGACACTCAGCAGGTGGTATTGAGATCGTCTAGGGGAAGAAACGGGTACACTGAGGAGATCAGCTTGAGCCCTGACCTTCCTGCAGATGAGCTTCAACCTCCATCAGACAACATCGCCTTTATGATCACCAAAACCAGAGTGCAGGCTCTGTCCACTGGGGAATACCAGCAGCTCGTGAGCTCCACGGAACAAGACGTGGAAACCGTTAAAGTAGGAACGGACGAGACGGTGTCCGCCCCTGAAGACGGCGAGTTCAGCAAGAAACCGGTTATTATCGTGTTCGATGAGCCCATGGACATCCGTCAGGCCTACAAGCGTCTCTCCACCATCTTCGAATGTGAAGAAGAGCTGGACAGGACGCTCTCAAAGGAGCGCATCATCGAGGACACTGAGGAGATCAATGAGGAAGAGGTGGCCAAGGACAGGGCTGACGATCAGGTCAAGTCCAGCAGCAAATCAGAGAGCACTAGTGGTAATTATCTCCAGGTACCTGGCCAACAGCAGAAACCCAGCGATTGCTCTTCTGCGGTATCAGAGGATGTGTCCCAAGTGGACCTCCCCATTGACGTCAAGCAAGAAGCTAAAAAGAAGTTTAAGTTCAAGTTCCCAAAGAAGCAACTGGCAGCTATCGGCCAGGCCCTTCGTACCGGTACTAAAACGGGCAAGAAGACATTGCAGGTGGTGGTTTATGAGGACGAGGAGGAACCAGACGGTACGCTGAAGGAAGCAAGAGAAGCCAAGAGATTTGAGATTAAATCCAGTATAGACACTGCCAGTCCTGACGTTTCGGCCAGTGAGACATCTGAATCCCAGACAGTCAACCAGCAACCCTCTACAGGAAGGACTAATGAGATCTGTCAAACTGCATACAAAACCTTAGACAGCCTGGAGGAGACGATTAAACAACTAGAAACCACAATCACGAACATGGACCCTGCACTGTCCCCCGACGCCTCCTGTAAAGATCCTGTCGTCAAAAGAGCCACCGAGAACCAAGCAGCGAAGGTTGAAAGCAGTCCTTCAAAGAAACCAGCTCCTCTAGGGCCAAAGCCTCAGAAGCCTCCCCAGAGGAAGAAGTCTAAAGTACAATGCGTTCCTCGACCTTCTTCCTCCAGCAGCACTAAACAG agcaccGGTGGTTCATCATCTACAACTCGAGTTGCCTCGCCCAGATCGCGGCAACAAGCAGGAAGTGTGGAAAAACCTCAAAAACCACCAAAGCTCCAGGACTCCCAGAGCCAGTTCAGACAGGTAGTTTTATTGTAG
- the paxip1 gene encoding PAX-interacting protein 1 isoform X1, translating to MVEEELKVPDELFKDVKFYVVGDIDQKVVQLLKSGKGKEVSYIALATHIITEDGDNAEVSEAREVFFLPVVKPTWVILSVRCGDLLPVTGFSPESGQLFFGVRACLSNLKEDLSTLWAFITFYGGDCQLNFNKKCTHLVVPEPKGAKYECALRYSGIKIVTPEWITDSVKDKSRKDEAVYHPRLTYCEEEEDEVSEDENERSSRSEGSKRSSPASSRGPSPSRCHRSPSRPKAEVMFDDSDESDKEELNLNWTLSKHRLQPSKDTALINLCDSVPPVPGNAQGTDRPEMIGGWNSGPRSLRNINKSGEQQQQQQQQQQLPRPANVAHILQSLTSKSVEPQGNQTQPGAPNQLLFNSTKPPQHTAPQLAPEVQQQLLQHQQQLQQQQQQLQQPQQQQAHPIPPPQQQQPQHAQQMLQQHPLMHLQQQGMQIHHPQQQQQQQQQQQQQAGFAQIPQQPHQFLPQQIHQQMYSQQQHQQQQHSFLQQPLRPPQQQQQHLRPPLQQQHLLQQQLLQQRLQLQLQQQQQQQQQPQNQQQMHQQHLQQQQQQQQQHFLQQQQQHLQQQQQQQQQHLQQQQQMQNTQALQHQTQTPLQLVQPHQLLGHEPGQEIPEDSFLVGCVFAIADYPEQMADKQLLATWKRIIQAYGGSVDSALNRCTHLLCESQVSSMYLQALREGKRCVTAHWLNTVLKKKRMVPPHRTLHLPFSFPPGAKPCSQHIISVTGFVDSDREDLKLMAYLAGARYTGYLCRSNTVLICKEPSGLKYEKAKEWRIPCVNAQWLCDILLGYFEALRQIQHSRYTQFNLAEPLAPNTHHVQNLLAAWRNPVKVPPEALVSLRLQQKQKQAEGTSQPPAKKPKIEELPTPSKKLPPESTPYVFFTGFEPVQTQQYIKRLYELGGEVAESVQKCTHLVASKVIRTVKFLTAISVVKHIVTPEWLQESWKCQKFVDEQSYMLRDAEAEVLFSFSLEESLKKAHAAPLFKGKFFYITPGICPSLSTMRAIVESAGGKLLSRQPSFRKIMEHKQNKNLPEIILISCDNDLHLCREYFLKNIEVHNAEFILTGVLTQTLDYQSYPLYWPIKPTLLSFFSPALSV from the exons ATGGTGGAAGAAGAGTTGAAAGTTCCCGATGAGCTTTTTAAGGACGTGAAGTTTTATGTCGTCGGGGATATTGACCAAAAG GTGGTGCAGCTGCTGAAGtcaggaaaaggaaaggaagtgtCCTACATCGCCCTCGCCACGCACATCATCACAGAGGATGGAGATAACGCAGAGGTCAGCGAGGCACGCGAGGTCTTCTTCTTACCTGTAGTAAAG CCCACGTGGGTGATCCTGTCAGTCAGATGTGGAGACCTGCTGCC TGTCACAGGCTTTTCTCCTGAGTCGGGTCAGTTGTTCTTTGGCGTGCGGGCGTGTTTATCTAAT ctAAAGGAGGATCTCAGCACCCTGTGGGCTTTTATTACGTTTTATGGAGGAGATTGTCAACTGAATTTCAACAAGAAGTGTACACATCTGGTGGTTCCTGAACCCAAGGGG GCGAAATACGAGTGCGCACTGAGGTACAGTGGGATTAAAATCGTCACCCCGGAGTGGATCACCGACTCAGTTAAAGACAAGAGCAGGAAGGATGAGGCGGTTTACCACCCGAGGCTCACCTACTgcgaggaagaggaagatgaggtcAGCGAGGACGAAAACGAGCGCAGTTCGCGCTCCGAAGGAAGCAAGCGCTCTAGCCCCGCCTCGTCGCGAGGGCCGTCACCTTCCAGGTGTCACCGCTCACCCTCTCGGCCTAAAGCCGAGGTCATGTTCGACGACTCGGACGAATCGGACAAAGAGGAGCTCAACCTGAACTGGACGCTGTCTAAGCACCGCCTCCAGCCAAGCAAGGACACAGCACTCATTAACCTGTGTGACAGCGTTCCTCCTGTGCCAGGTAATGCCCAGGGAACAGATCGTCCAGAGATGATTGGTGGGTGGAATTCAGGGCCGCGCTCGTTAAGGAATATCAATAAGAGCggagagcagcagcagcagcagcagcagcagcagcagctcccaCGACCGGCCAATGTCGCACAT ATTCTTCAGAGTCTGACTTCTAAAAGCGTGGAACCGCAGGGGAATCAGACCCAACCTGGCGCCCCGAATCAGCTTCTCTTCAACTCCACGAAACCTCCACAGCACACAGCACCACAACTTGCTCCTGAAGTGCAGCAGCAGTTACTCCAACACCAGCAacagctgcagcagcagcagcaacaactacaacaaccgCAGCAGCAGCAAGCACACCCAATCCCACCACCGCAACAACAGCAGCCACAACATGCGCAGCAGATGCTCCAGCAGCATCCTTTGATGCACCTGCAGCAGCAGGGCATGCAAATACATCATCcgcagcaacagcaacaacagcagcagcaacagcagcagcaggcagGGTTTGCACAAATCCCCCAACAGCCGCATCAGTTCCTCCCGCAACAGATACACCAGCAGATGTACTCtcagcagcagcatcagcaACAGCAGCACAGCTTCCTGCAGCAGCCCCTGCGACCAccgcagcagcaacagcagcatcTCCGACCTCCCTTGCAGCAACAACAtctattacagcagcagttGCTGCAACAAAGGCTCCAGCtgcaactacaacaacaacagcagcaacaacagcaaccgCAAAATCAGCAGCAGATGCACCAGCAGCATttgcaacaacagcagcagcagcagcagcagcatttcctgcaacagcagcaacagcacctgcagcagcagcagcagcagcagcaacaacacttgcagcagcagcaacaaatgCAGAATACACAAGCTCTGCAGCATCAGACGCAGACACCACTGCAGCTTGTGCAGCCGCATCAACTGCTGGGCCATGAACCAGGACAGGAGA TTCCTGAAGATAGCTTCCTGGTGGGATGCGTCTTCGCCATCGCTGATTATCCAGAGCAGATGGCCGATAAGCAGCTACTGGCCACGTGGAAGCGG aTCATTCAGGCATACGGAGGCTCTGTAGACTCTGCTCTGAATCGCTGCACTCACTTACTGTGTGAAAGTCAAGTCAGCAGCATGTACCTGCAG GCTTTGAGAGAAGGAAAGCGCTGTGTTACGGCTCACTGGCTCAACACGGtgctgaagaagaagaggatggTTCCTCCTCACCGCACACTCCATCTGCCTTTCAGTTTCCCTCCTGGAGCCAAACCCTGCTCACAACAC ATTATTTCCGTCACTGGGTTTGTGGACAGCGATCGAGAGGACTTGAAACTCATGGCCTACTTAGCTGGAGCTCGCTATACAGGATACCTGTGTCGCAGCAACACTGTTCTCATCTGCAAAGA GCCAAGTGGGCTAAAGTACGAGAAGGCGAAGGAGTGGAGAATCCCGTGTGTAAATGCTCAGTGGCTGTGTGACATCCTGCTGGGATATTTCGAGGCCTTACGGCAGATCCAACACAGCCGATACACTCAGTTCAACTTAGCTGAACCTCTtgctcctaacacacaccatgtccAGAATCTGCTGG cTGCTTGGAGAAATCCTGTAAAAGTCCCACCGGAGGCGTTGGTG AGCCTCCGTCTGcagcagaaacagaaacaggcCGAGGGAACCTCACAGCCTCCTGCCAAGAAGCCTAA aATAGAGGAACTGCCCACGCCGTCTAAAAAGCTTCCTCCGGAGTCGACCCCATATGTTTTCTTCACTGGTTTCGAACCTGTGCAGACCCAGCAGTATATAAAG AGACTGTACGAGCTCGGCGGTGAAGTGGCGGAGAGTGTGCAAAAGTGCACTCATCTGGTGGCCAGCAAAGTGATTCGCACGGTCAAGTTCCTGACGGCCATCTCCGTCGTTAAGCACATTGTCACTCCGGAGTGGCTTCAGGAGAGCTGGAAATGCCAGAAATTTGTGG atgaaCAGAGTTATATGCTGCGGGACGCCGAGGCTGAGGTGCTCTTCTCTTTTAGTCTGGAGGAGTCACTGAAGAAAGCTCATGCTGCTCCACTCTTCAAG GGTAAATTCTTCTACATAACGCCGGGAATCTGTCCGAGTCTCAGCACCATGAGAGCCATCGTGGAGAGCGCCGGAGGGAAACTGCTATCCAGACAGCCGTCCTTCCGTAAGATCATGGAGCACAAGCAGAACAAg AACCTACCGGAGATCATCCTCATCTCATGCGACAATGACCTGCATCTGTGCCGAGAATATTTTCTGAAGAACATCG AAGTTCACAATGCTGAGTTCATCCTCACAGGAGTACTGACCCAGACGCTGGACTATCAATCATATCCTTTATACTGGCCAATAAAACCCACActgctctctttcttttctcctgctTTATCTGTCTAA
- the paxip1 gene encoding PAX-interacting protein 1 isoform X2: MVEEELKVPDELFKDVKFYVVGDIDQKVVQLLKSGKGKEVSYIALATHIITEDGDNAEVSEAREVFFLPVVKPTWVILSVRCGDLLPVTGFSPESGQLFFGVRACLSNLKEDLSTLWAFITFYGGDCQLNFNKKCTHLVVPEPKGAKYECALRYSGIKIVTPEWITDSVKDKSRKDEAVYHPRLTYCEEEEDEVSEDENERSSRSEGSKRSSPASSRGPSPSRCHRSPSRPKAEVMFDDSDESDKEELNLNWTLSKHRLQPSKDTALINLCDSVPPVPGNAQGTDRPEMIGGWNSGPRSLRNINKSGEQQQQQQQQQQLPRPANVAHILQSLTSKSVEPQGNQTQPGAPNQLLFNSTKPPQHTAPQLAPEVQQQLLQHQQQLQQQQQQLQQPQQQQAHPIPPPQQQQPQHAQQMLQQHPLMHLQQQGMQIHHPQQQQQQQQQQQQQAGFAQIPQQPHQFLPQQIHQQMYSQQQHQQQQHSFLQQPLRPPQQQQQHLRPPLQQQHLLQQQLLQQRLQLQLQQQQQQQQQPQNQQQMHQQHLQQQQQQQQQHFLQQQQQHLQQQQQQQQQHLQQQQQMQNTQALQHQTQTPLQLVQPHQLLGHEPGQEIPEDSFLVGCVFAIADYPEQMADKQLLATWKRIIQAYGGSVDSALNRCTHLLCESQVSSMYLQALREGKRCVTAHWLNTVLKKKRMVPPHRTLHLPFSFPPGAKPCSQHIISVTGFVDSDREDLKLMAYLAGARYTGYLCRSNTVLICKEPSGLKYEKAKEWRIPCVNAQWLCDILLGYFEALRQIQHSRYTQFNLAEPLAPNTHHVQNLLAAWRNPVKVPPEALVSLRLQQKQKQAEGTSQPPAKKPKIEELPTPSKKLPPESTPYVFFTGFEPVQTQQYIKRLYELGGEVAESVQKCTHLVASKVIRTVKFLTAISVVKHIVTPEWLQESWKCQKFVDEQSYMLRDAEAEVLFSFSLEESLKKAHAAPLFKGKFFYITPGICPSLSTMRAIVESAGGKLLSRQPSFRKIMEHKQNKNLPEIILISCDNDLHLCREYFLKNIEVHNAEFILTGVLTQTLDYQSYKFT; this comes from the exons ATGGTGGAAGAAGAGTTGAAAGTTCCCGATGAGCTTTTTAAGGACGTGAAGTTTTATGTCGTCGGGGATATTGACCAAAAG GTGGTGCAGCTGCTGAAGtcaggaaaaggaaaggaagtgtCCTACATCGCCCTCGCCACGCACATCATCACAGAGGATGGAGATAACGCAGAGGTCAGCGAGGCACGCGAGGTCTTCTTCTTACCTGTAGTAAAG CCCACGTGGGTGATCCTGTCAGTCAGATGTGGAGACCTGCTGCC TGTCACAGGCTTTTCTCCTGAGTCGGGTCAGTTGTTCTTTGGCGTGCGGGCGTGTTTATCTAAT ctAAAGGAGGATCTCAGCACCCTGTGGGCTTTTATTACGTTTTATGGAGGAGATTGTCAACTGAATTTCAACAAGAAGTGTACACATCTGGTGGTTCCTGAACCCAAGGGG GCGAAATACGAGTGCGCACTGAGGTACAGTGGGATTAAAATCGTCACCCCGGAGTGGATCACCGACTCAGTTAAAGACAAGAGCAGGAAGGATGAGGCGGTTTACCACCCGAGGCTCACCTACTgcgaggaagaggaagatgaggtcAGCGAGGACGAAAACGAGCGCAGTTCGCGCTCCGAAGGAAGCAAGCGCTCTAGCCCCGCCTCGTCGCGAGGGCCGTCACCTTCCAGGTGTCACCGCTCACCCTCTCGGCCTAAAGCCGAGGTCATGTTCGACGACTCGGACGAATCGGACAAAGAGGAGCTCAACCTGAACTGGACGCTGTCTAAGCACCGCCTCCAGCCAAGCAAGGACACAGCACTCATTAACCTGTGTGACAGCGTTCCTCCTGTGCCAGGTAATGCCCAGGGAACAGATCGTCCAGAGATGATTGGTGGGTGGAATTCAGGGCCGCGCTCGTTAAGGAATATCAATAAGAGCggagagcagcagcagcagcagcagcagcagcagcagctcccaCGACCGGCCAATGTCGCACAT ATTCTTCAGAGTCTGACTTCTAAAAGCGTGGAACCGCAGGGGAATCAGACCCAACCTGGCGCCCCGAATCAGCTTCTCTTCAACTCCACGAAACCTCCACAGCACACAGCACCACAACTTGCTCCTGAAGTGCAGCAGCAGTTACTCCAACACCAGCAacagctgcagcagcagcagcaacaactacaacaaccgCAGCAGCAGCAAGCACACCCAATCCCACCACCGCAACAACAGCAGCCACAACATGCGCAGCAGATGCTCCAGCAGCATCCTTTGATGCACCTGCAGCAGCAGGGCATGCAAATACATCATCcgcagcaacagcaacaacagcagcagcaacagcagcagcaggcagGGTTTGCACAAATCCCCCAACAGCCGCATCAGTTCCTCCCGCAACAGATACACCAGCAGATGTACTCtcagcagcagcatcagcaACAGCAGCACAGCTTCCTGCAGCAGCCCCTGCGACCAccgcagcagcaacagcagcatcTCCGACCTCCCTTGCAGCAACAACAtctattacagcagcagttGCTGCAACAAAGGCTCCAGCtgcaactacaacaacaacagcagcaacaacagcaaccgCAAAATCAGCAGCAGATGCACCAGCAGCATttgcaacaacagcagcagcagcagcagcagcatttcctgcaacagcagcaacagcacctgcagcagcagcagcagcagcagcaacaacacttgcagcagcagcaacaaatgCAGAATACACAAGCTCTGCAGCATCAGACGCAGACACCACTGCAGCTTGTGCAGCCGCATCAACTGCTGGGCCATGAACCAGGACAGGAGA TTCCTGAAGATAGCTTCCTGGTGGGATGCGTCTTCGCCATCGCTGATTATCCAGAGCAGATGGCCGATAAGCAGCTACTGGCCACGTGGAAGCGG aTCATTCAGGCATACGGAGGCTCTGTAGACTCTGCTCTGAATCGCTGCACTCACTTACTGTGTGAAAGTCAAGTCAGCAGCATGTACCTGCAG GCTTTGAGAGAAGGAAAGCGCTGTGTTACGGCTCACTGGCTCAACACGGtgctgaagaagaagaggatggTTCCTCCTCACCGCACACTCCATCTGCCTTTCAGTTTCCCTCCTGGAGCCAAACCCTGCTCACAACAC ATTATTTCCGTCACTGGGTTTGTGGACAGCGATCGAGAGGACTTGAAACTCATGGCCTACTTAGCTGGAGCTCGCTATACAGGATACCTGTGTCGCAGCAACACTGTTCTCATCTGCAAAGA GCCAAGTGGGCTAAAGTACGAGAAGGCGAAGGAGTGGAGAATCCCGTGTGTAAATGCTCAGTGGCTGTGTGACATCCTGCTGGGATATTTCGAGGCCTTACGGCAGATCCAACACAGCCGATACACTCAGTTCAACTTAGCTGAACCTCTtgctcctaacacacaccatgtccAGAATCTGCTGG cTGCTTGGAGAAATCCTGTAAAAGTCCCACCGGAGGCGTTGGTG AGCCTCCGTCTGcagcagaaacagaaacaggcCGAGGGAACCTCACAGCCTCCTGCCAAGAAGCCTAA aATAGAGGAACTGCCCACGCCGTCTAAAAAGCTTCCTCCGGAGTCGACCCCATATGTTTTCTTCACTGGTTTCGAACCTGTGCAGACCCAGCAGTATATAAAG AGACTGTACGAGCTCGGCGGTGAAGTGGCGGAGAGTGTGCAAAAGTGCACTCATCTGGTGGCCAGCAAAGTGATTCGCACGGTCAAGTTCCTGACGGCCATCTCCGTCGTTAAGCACATTGTCACTCCGGAGTGGCTTCAGGAGAGCTGGAAATGCCAGAAATTTGTGG atgaaCAGAGTTATATGCTGCGGGACGCCGAGGCTGAGGTGCTCTTCTCTTTTAGTCTGGAGGAGTCACTGAAGAAAGCTCATGCTGCTCCACTCTTCAAG GGTAAATTCTTCTACATAACGCCGGGAATCTGTCCGAGTCTCAGCACCATGAGAGCCATCGTGGAGAGCGCCGGAGGGAAACTGCTATCCAGACAGCCGTCCTTCCGTAAGATCATGGAGCACAAGCAGAACAAg AACCTACCGGAGATCATCCTCATCTCATGCGACAATGACCTGCATCTGTGCCGAGAATATTTTCTGAAGAACATCG AAGTTCACAATGCTGAGTTCATCCTCACAGGAGTACTGACCCAGACGCTGGACTATCAAT CGTATAAATTCACATGA